The DNA sequence TCACACCGATTAGAATTAGGTGTCTGAAGTGTATTATGATTAATCACATTATTTGATGGACTTAAGTATCATCAAATAGATTATAATATTAatccattttgataaaataaaatattaaaattaattacatgatAATTAATAGGAAAATTCTAAAAGATAATTCAAGGGGAATAAAAAACTGGCAagccattcatttttttttccggaaaattaaagtttcattaatAGCACAAGAAGGGCTGAAAAAACAAGTTACAGAGACAGTAGCTGCAACAGTACATAATGTTGCATCTCCCTATGAAGACAAAAACTAGCTGCGTAAGTGGCTTATAAATACATTAGTTCCATATATGACATGCTGACTGGGCCAATTAATTTCGTATTGtattttggaaaagaaaaacaaaagtgaatcaaacaaaatcattgtgatttataacaataaaagtTTGTGTTAAATAACTATTATTCAGTTTCCTTCTGAGAGATCCACTGCATGGTGTTTCTTTCGCTAGTTTTTCCACgttacaaataataaatgaatgattctttttataatcatattatttgttgaaatattcattaaatttgttgataattatatatagtaGGATGTTTGTTATATTATGAgatagtaaaataattattgtaagaTATATCATGCATTTTCTAAAGTAGTTGGGAATAACATTTTCATGtcatattattgaaaaaaaaattggaattaaCTCATGAAATAAGCAtctttaatattcaaattcaaaaccttataTAGAGAGattaaacttaatttaattCAGACCAAcaacttatttatataaatgaataattctaaatcttttttataacattttccAATTAATTCTCGTATTTGTTTTAATTACATGGTAagtattgaatatttttatgttttcaaaacaCTAAATATAAAAGGAGAATAAAaccttttgttaattaaaatataaaaattttatttatttattttgatatttattttattttatttaggacatttatatcattttacaaagatatgtattatattttattcttttttactatacaataaaaaaaactatttcacttgctaattttcatgtttcatttttctttcttttctacatcaaacatatcctcaaatattttttctttttttatctaaatcacgtgtattttttttttataagaaacaatgATGTATGAGTTTGAGTTAGGTAAAAATAGTACAATCCAATTCATTTTTAGGAGTAAAGATTGTTTAACGGAAAGGTTTTATAAGAAAATCCAATAAAAAAGAGGTTAAAATATGATTActagttaaatattttaaatttgagtcttaaataagtaattatattaaatatgatataaaaaataaaaaaaatagtattaaaaaaaaactaagtatCACAAAAATTCCCATTTCCTAGGTTGAAGTGCACGCGCCTTGAAACGAAGTGAAAGAAAACATCCTGGTTGGAGTtaggaaacaaaacaaaacattaatATCTATTTATTCATGTTTAAAACATAGGATCGGGGAGGTTTGTAAGATAGACAGGTTCGGAGGTGAGGCATGGGAAGGTGTGAAGCAACAGAGTGGTGGAGAGTATAAAGTGGATACACAaagagagagtgagagtgagagagagagagaNNNNNNNNNNNNNNNNNNNNNNNNNNNNNNNNNNNNNNNNNNNNNNNNNNNNNNNNNNNNNNNNNNNNNNNNNNNNNNNNNNNNNNNNNNNNNNNNNNNNgagagagagagagagagagagagagagagagagagagagagagagagagagagagagagagagagagagagagagagagagagagagagagagagagagagagagagagggggagagagagagagagggagagagagagggagagagagagagagagagggagagagagggagagagagagagagagagggagagagagagagagggagagagagagagagagagggagagagagagagagagggagagagagagagagagagagagagagagagagggagagagagagagagagagagagagagagagagagagagagagagagggagaagtaATTTACGTTGTTTTAGTACCACTTTGTATATCTGtacagagaaagagaaaaaagcaaaaggtaACGAAGAGAATCCctgtgtgtgtgtttgaattgACAACAAAGAAACCTCAGCAACACTCAACACCATCATCATCAAGTGTTAAAATCAGAGAGACAGAAAGAGAGTgagatagagagagaagagaCTCAACTTTTGTTctatctcttctttttcttctctgttGTTCCTCATcaatattctttctttttctcctctttttGGGTGCTGTGGAATCCAGCTCTCTGGTGAGGAAAATGTTGATGAGTTGAATTGTTGAACATTGTCTCTGGTGGGAGATAGAGAGGTCAGCTTAAGGTTCGGTTGGTGTGTGGTGTTGTTTTGTTATGGCGGCATTGTCGTTCTCAGTGGCATCCGTGGTGGAAGATGTGCTTCAACAACACGGTACTCGCCTCAAAGATCTTGACTTGGAATCTAGAAAAGCAGAAGAAGCTGGTAATTTCCCATTATTTTTTCTGGGATTTTGTCAAAATTCAGTTTTTGAATCCCGGGTGCTATGATGTTTAATTATAATCCTTTTTCTCTCTgatatttttgcttttactgaattttaatGGCTTGATGCATGTCACTTTCTTATGAAAAAGCAATCTGGATTTTGTATTACTGTTATCCTGAGATTGAAAGTCTTCAAAATGCAGCATTCAGAAGATATGAAGCAGCAGGGTGGCTGAGGAAAATGGTTGGAGTTGTTGCAGCTAAAGATTTGCCAGCAGAGCCATCTGAGGAAGAGTTTAGGCTTGGTTTGAGAAGTGGGATCATTCTCTGTAATGTTCTTAATAAAGTTCAACCTGGTGCTGTACCCAGGGTGAGCATGGTCTTAATTTGATGTACTCTCAGTTTTAATGTTGTTGTCTATAAGCTAATGTTGTTGTCTATAAACTCTGTATTGTTCTTAAAGGTTGTGGAGAGTCCTATTGATTCTGCACTAGTCCCCGATGGAGCACCCTTATCCGCATTTCAGTATTTTGAAAATGTGAGGAACTTTCTGCTGGCTGTGCAGGAAATTGGAGTTCCTACCTTTGAGGCATCTGATCTGGAACAAGTATGAATTGAAATGTTAATGACACAACACAACACCATATAATCCCTTGGCACTTAGCAACATTGTGTACTTTGGaagtttaataatattttgtgtTGGTTTTCTGCTAAATTATTGGTTTGTGTTTTAGGGAGGAAAATCAGCCAGGATTGTGAACAGCGTCTTAGCTCTTAAGTCCTATAGTGAATGGAAACAGACTGGGGGTAATGGTGTGTGGAAATTTGGAGGAACTATCAAACCCACTGTCTCTTCAAAATCTTTTGTGAGAAAAAACTCTGAGCCATTTACTAATTCCCTGTCAAGGAACTCGTCCATCAATGAAAAATCCATGACTGCTCTTACCTCTGATGTCGAGTCTAATAAAATGGTTGGTAAGCTTTATCTTTGGCATTTTTCTGTTCTCTGGATTTGTCAAGTTGAACAGAAAGATAACTAatgcatttttttctcttgcagTCTGGGTCTCACTCTTTGAGTATGCTTGTTCGTGCAGTACTATTAGATAAGAAGCCTGAAGAAGTTCCATTGGTGAGGGGCTATATTGTTCTGTGtttcacaaaataattttatttatttagacaaATGGAGTATAAGTCTGTTATGTTGTAAGCCTTGAGCATCTACTACATTATAATGCATTTAATAATTGTATGggtatttataatcattgttAAGGGCTTCTTCCCTTTTGCTTTCTGGATcataaatgttataaaaataaagctTCCTAAATGCAGAATTGACAGTAAAAATAACTACTGCACTAGTCTTGCACCGCTGCATTTCAATCTTGTCATTTGCAATGCTAGAGGGCTTTTGAGATTACTTGCTTTAAGTTACATGGTTCTTCTGCTTGGAACAGTTAGTTGAATCAGTCTTGAATAAGGTCGTAGAGGAGTTTGAGCATCGCATTGCCAGCCAGGGTGAACAGGTACAATACTTTTCTCCTTAGTAATGTATAATGTCGTAAGTTTTTAGGTGATGGTGGGTAAGTTGTTGTGCTTTATATCACTCCATTCATAGGAAAGAAAAACTTGTTCTTGCTATAGTTGATTGTTTTGACAAGCTGTGTtcttggttatttatttatcatgtaaCTTACAGACAAAAATTTCAAGAGGTGCTGTGTTGCTAGGCAATGGATCTGTATCAAAGTTTGTTATGGCAGATAAAAAGGTAATAGTACTGGCCTCAAGCTTAACATATTCCATGACcttcatgaaacttgaaaattCTAATACTTATCTAGTTTTTGATTCACTAGATGGATAACAAGATTCCTATGgtaacaaagaaagaaagattgcTCCATAAAAACTTTGTCGATGATGAGGAATCGAAAAGACAACTTCTGAAGAAGCAAATGCTCTTTGATCAACAGCAAAGAGATATTCAAGTAGGGAACAACTAAGATaatattaatctttttaaatgtgcaaattttttatttattagtaattaGTAAAATATTACCTTGTGTTTTTATAGGAACTAAAGCATACAATTCACACCACCAAAGCTGGTATGCAGTTCCTGCAAATGAAGTTTCATGAGGAGTTCTCCAATCTAGGTAATATTTTgcttatgattaatttattttaagttcttAGCTATATTGTTTCATTCCATTCTAATTTGCATTATCATTGGTGGATGAGGTGCTGCATCTCATTtgattttccattcttctttatAGGCAGGCATGTTCATGGCTTAGCTCATGCTGCTTCTGGATATAATAGAGTTCTTGAAGAAAATCGCAAACTATACAATCAAGTTCAGGATCTTAAGGGTAAATTGCTGATTGGCTGCCTGCTATAAGCTTATTATGAGTTATATCTCATTCACACCTTTGTAAagattttgttccaaaataaaattaagatggCTAATTTTGTTTGATCAGGAAGTATAAGGGTGTATTGTCGAGTAAGACCCTTCTTATCTGCACAAGCAAATTATTCAAGCACAGTGAATAATATAGAAGATGGAACTATCACAATTAATATTCCTTCAAAGAACGGGAAAGGTCACAGATCCTTTAACTTCAACAAAGTCTTTGGACCATCAGCATCCCAAGGTTGGTTTGGTTTTCAGTTTCAGCTATCTCCAAGATCACCATAATTtagcaaatataaaaaattttcttctcttgtgtTCAGCGGAGGTCTTCTCTGATATGCAGCCACTCATTAGGTCTGTTCTTGATGGTTTCAATGTTTGCATATTTGCTTATGGCCAAACAGGATCAGGAAAAACTCACACTATGGTAAGTTACACTTAATTGTCACCTAAAAAACCTTAAAATTTTAATGGCACTCTTCTAATCAATGTTTCTTACATGCAGACTGGACCAAAAGAGATCACCGAGAAAAGCAGAGGTGTAAATTACAGGGCTCTAAGTGATTTGTTTCTTACAGCAGATCAAAGAAGAGACACTTTTTGCTATGACGTGTCTGTTCAAATGATTGAGATTTATAATGAGCAAGTCAGAGATCTATTGGTTACTGATGGATCAAACAAAAGATATCCTTTTAGCTGTTACCTTAAAATTAtagaatacatatataattgacTTCTACtttgattattttctaatattagTCAGTTAAACTAAAGATGAAAACAACTTTTACTGATAATGCTTGCCCTTAACCATTTATACATTAGAAATTCGTAGTAATTCTCAGAGAGGGCTCAGCGTACCAGATGCATGCCTAGTCCCAGTTTCATCAACAAAAGATGTTATTGAACTAATGAACCTGGGCCAAAGGAATCGTGCAGTCGGAGCAACGGCACTTAATGATCGTAGTAGTCGATCACACAGGTATATCCTATTCATTGTCCTGTGATCCACTCTtgtttatatacattttttttaatgaaacaatTATCCATTGGCTtcttaaattatcaattttgcaGTTGCTTGACTGTTCATGTTCAAGGAAGAGACTTGACATCTGGAACTATTCTACGTGGATGCATGCATTTGGTTGACTTGGCAGGAAGTGAGAGAGTTGACAAATCTGAGGCCACAGGAGATAGGCTGAAAGAAGCACAGCACATTAACAAATCTCTTTCAGCTTTGGGTGATGTCATTGCTTCCCTTGCTCAGAAAAACCAACATGTCCCTTACAGAAATAGCAAACTCACACAGTTACTCCAGGATTCACTCGGTAAGGTTTAAGAAGCTAGTTTGCTTTAGGGTAGTTGTGCATGTATTCCAGACAGATGTATTCTTTTCTATTCGTCAGTTACACAATTCGCTCCAAGTTGAATATATCTCATTATGTTGGTTGCGTTTATTTCAGGAGGACAGGCCAAGACACTAATGTTTGTTCACATAAGTCCAGAGGTTGATGCTGTTGGAGAAACAATTAGCACCTTAAAATTTGCAGAAAGAGTTGCCACAGTTGAACTTGGTGCTGCTCGAGTGAACAAGGATGGGGCAGATGTCAAAGAGCTCAAAGAACAGGTTGATATTCAAATTTGACTGCTGGGGCTCTCCGTAATAATCTTAGAAagttaagttaaattttttaattgtgtttCAGATAGCCTGCCTCAAGGCAGCATTGGCAAGAAAGGAAGGTGAATCAGAACATTCTTTATCAGGCAGCTCTGAAAAATATAGGACAATGGCTAGTGAGCTATCACCTTATCATGCAAACCAACAGGGTGCTGATATTGTGAGCCCAGGGTGCCGGCAACCAATGCTTGATGTAGGCAATATAGAGGTATGTATATTTCATTTTcgggttgttttctgtttttgataaaaaaaaaaaaaattcctcaaGTTTACAAAGTGCTTTGATGTATAGGAAAATAGTAATCCccttaatttttagaaattttacaaCGCGAGTCCTGATATGACTTTGGAACAAAATCATGTATGttaataatacaaatatatacAATGAGATCCTCAAATGAGAGTTTTAAGTAACAAGTACACAGCTTCTTATATGGTTTAGGAGCAAATTCATGTTTATTAATAGAAATAGCCCTAGCAGTTGCATAAATGTGAACAACCAGTTTACCTATTGCTTGTTGAACTCTGgtggatttttaatttttaaccatgATCTTGCAGCTTCACAGTAGTACCACATTGAGACAAAAAACTCAGAGCTATGATTTTGATGAGATGTCAACGAATTCACCGCCCTGGCCCCCGGTGAATAATCCTAGACAACTCTATGGGGATGATGACAGAGAAACTGGCTCAGGAGAGTGGGTAGATAAAGTCATGGTAAACAAGCAAGATGCTAATAAAACTGAGAACATCTTAGGGTGTTGGGAAGCAGACAGTGGGAACTTATCCGATGTCTTTTATCAAAAATATCTCCAAGGTTCTTCCAAAATGTTCTCAGAACGATCCTACAACATGTTCATGGGAGGCAACAACCAGTTTAACGTTGCTGGTTCAGATGACATGGATGATCTTGATGATACAACCACTGATTCCTCGGAACCTGACTTGCTTTGGCAATTTAATCATTCCAAACTTACCAGCATAGCCAATGGCAACGGATCAAAGGCTAGGAGACCTGTCTCAAAGCCCACAAATAGCCCAGTATTGAGGTAATGCAAAAAGGGTCTTCTTTCAGAATGCTTCTTTTTCTGTGCATGCATGTTTGGTTTTGTTTGCATTCAAAAGCAACAAAGGTGCGTGTTTGAATTCCACATTAGATTACCCAGAATAATGTTAAAATGCCAGCTAATGTAATTTTAGATAAATGTTCACATTGATTTTGCgttgaaaaattaattcttaatttagaattaatttgACTTCAAGCAACATAAAGTAACTTTTGCATTggattatgttttttaaaatgaattttattactAACTTGCTTTTAGAATACaaatatctaaatataaatcacatcaatttcattcaaaatcaattttgataagACTCACTCAAACATGCTAGGTTTACTTCGAAGagtcatttttttctataatatttttagagtattttttttaggggggaaacaagtatttttcaaaaattaagatgaaagaaaagaaacatgcATGCTCACAACTTCATAcagttttgtttctttcttcttctttttttttctctttgatattaATCTTTTTGCAATTTTTGCAGCAAGAATAATGTTCATTCTTCTCTTGGTCCTTCACCTTCAAGGAAACAATCAAACAGTGTCTCACATCGAACAGCAAGACATCCAGCTCCAGTTGACATGAAACGTAAAACTGGGAGTAGAAAGTAAACTTGTTTTGAAACGTTAAAAGGgtgatttctatttttattttttatttctttccccctttttctttttttcaattttttagatGGAGGGCTTTTgcaataatatttctttttattttttattttttattttttgggtttaTGCTTGTAAGTTTTGTAACTTGTATTTACGCAGATAATGGAGCAATAATGCCCGTTGCTTGTACCATGGGTCCATgacattcttttcattttacacTGTAGCTTTTAGGTGatgtaaaaatttcaaaaccacTGAAACGATCAAAATTGCAACAATGGTTTGATTTGTAAAGTCTATTTTCCTATGTCTTGATCTATTGGTTGCCCGTTGCCCCTTTTCTCGTAGAAGCAAAAGCTGTAGTGTCTTTTGAATTTTCccttatttctttccttttcttgtttgatGTATGGTGGAGTGTCTGAGTGTCAAGCAATaatgtaaatgaaacatgaatttaattaatatacattaactatttaaaaaataatgtcgtCATTCAATAATGCAATCATATTATTTCAATTAGTTTAATCAatcttttttgaaaatttatttaattaaaatgattaatttcaaGCCAATCAAAATGCCTTTAGACtaacttatttcaataaaataataaattagataataaaaataataataaattaaattaaataatta is a window from the Glycine max cultivar Williams 82 chromosome 2, Glycine_max_v4.0, whole genome shotgun sequence genome containing:
- the LOC100801279 gene encoding kinesin-like protein KIN-14I, whose product is MAALSFSVASVVEDVLQQHGTRLKDLDLESRKAEEAAFRRYEAAGWLRKMVGVVAAKDLPAEPSEEEFRLGLRSGIILCNVLNKVQPGAVPRVVESPIDSALVPDGAPLSAFQYFENVRNFLLAVQEIGVPTFEASDLEQGGKSARIVNSVLALKSYSEWKQTGGNGVWKFGGTIKPTVSSKSFVRKNSEPFTNSLSRNSSINEKSMTALTSDVESNKMSGSHSLSMLVRAVLLDKKPEEVPLLVESVLNKVVEEFEHRIASQGEQTKISRGAVLLGNGSVSKFVMADKKMDNKIPMVTKKERLLHKNFVDDEESKRQLLKKQMLFDQQQRDIQELKHTIHTTKAGMQFLQMKFHEEFSNLGRHVHGLAHAASGYNRVLEENRKLYNQVQDLKGSIRVYCRVRPFLSAQANYSSTVNNIEDGTITINIPSKNGKGHRSFNFNKVFGPSASQAEVFSDMQPLIRSVLDGFNVCIFAYGQTGSGKTHTMTGPKEITEKSRGVNYRALSDLFLTADQRRDTFCYDVSVQMIEIYNEQVRDLLVTDGSNKRLEIRSNSQRGLSVPDACLVPVSSTKDVIELMNLGQRNRAVGATALNDRSSRSHSCLTVHVQGRDLTSGTILRGCMHLVDLAGSERVDKSEATGDRLKEAQHINKSLSALGDVIASLAQKNQHVPYRNSKLTQLLQDSLGGQAKTLMFVHISPEVDAVGETISTLKFAERVATVELGAARVNKDGADVKELKEQIACLKAALARKEGESEHSLSGSSEKYRTMASELSPYHANQQGADIVSPGCRQPMLDVGNIELHSSTTLRQKTQSYDFDEMSTNSPPWPPVNNPRQLYGDDDRETGSGEWVDKVMVNKQDANKTENILGCWEADSGNLSDVFYQKYLQGSSKMFSERSYNMFMGGNNQFNVAGSDDMDDLDDTTTDSSEPDLLWQFNHSKLTSIANGNGSKARRPVSKPTNSPVLSKNNVHSSLGPSPSRKQSNSVSHRTARHPAPVDMKRKTGSRK